The Streptomyces durmitorensis genome contains the following window.
GCCAGGAGCGCACGGGCGATCGCGACCCGCTGCCACTGACCGGCGGACAGGTCGGCACCGCCCGCGAACTGCCGGGAGAGCACGGTGTCCCAGCCCGCCCTGAGACCGCGGGGCAGCTCACCGCCGTCGGCAAGTTCCAGGGCGCGCTCCAGGGCGCCCGGGTCACCCCCGATGTCCGGGGCGCCCATCGCCACGTTGTCGCGCAGCGTCAGCGGATACTTCACGAAGTCCTGGAAGACGACGGAGATTCCTCGGCGCCACTGCCGCACTCCGTACTCCCGCACGTCCGCGCCGTCCGCCGTGATGCGCCCGGCATCCGGCTCGTACAGCCGCGCGAGAAGCTTGATCAGCGTCGTCTTGCCGCAGCCGTTCGCCCCGACGATCGCCACGGAGGCCCCGGCCGGGATCTCCAGATCGAGCCCGCGCAGGACGGGCTTGTCCGTGCCGGGATAGGTGAAGTCCACGGATTCGAAGGCGATGCGGCCGTGGGCTGCCGGAGCCCGGCCGTTGCTGTGACCGTTGCGGGGCAGCCTCTGTCCGTCGGCGCGCGAACCGCCCCGGTCGCCCTCCCGATCTCCGCCCTGGTCACCGCCAGCAGGGCTCTGCACGTCGCCCCGACCCCTGCTGTCGGCCATCCCCCGCAACTCCAGCGCGACGAGCGACCTCAGCCCCAGCAGCGCGTCACGCACCATGAGGTCGTCGTCGCCGACCCAGCCGAGCGCGGGCAGCGCGAGCGCCGCCTGGGCGCTGATCACGAGCTGGGTGAGCCCGAGGTCGCCGCGCGCGGCGGCGAAGGCCGCGTACCCCAGGACCACGCCTTCCGCGAGGACCACGAACGCGACGGCCCCGTAGGCGCGCCGCGCGGCCTTCCCTCGGGTGGCCCAGACCGTGGCCATGCCCGACTGCCAGACGGCCGTCATCCGGTCGGCGAGCCAGTCACCGAGCCCGAAGACGCGTATCTCCTTGGCGGGCTCGGGATCCACGGCAAGCGACCGCAGATAGCCCGCCCTTCGGATCACGGCGCTCGCCGACTCCATGCTGCCGTGCACCTGGCGCGACAGACGCAGGTAGGAGCGGTAGGTCAGCACCGCCGCGAGCCCGAGCAGCACAGGCGCCCACCAGGCGAGCGGCGCCAACAGGACGAGCAGACCGATCCCTTCGAGCCTCGGGCGCACGATCTCGGGCAGCAGGGACGCGAGTTGGTCCGGCCGGGTGCCTTGCTCGGTGGCCAGGCGCAGGGTGTCGGCGTAGCCCGGCTCTTCGAGGTGTCCGATGCCGTCCGGGCCGGTCCCGGCCGCGATGGCCCGGTCCTCCACCACGCCGGCGGCACGCAGCCGCAGTACCGCCGCGAGCCCGCTGTCCAAGGCGCGCAGTCCCGTGCGTACGAGGGTCAGCGCGCCGAAGGCGATCAGGGCGACCAGTGCGCGCCGGGCGGCGGCCGACCCGGCGCCCGCATCGACGGCGCCGGGCAGCTCGCCCACCAGCTGCCCGGTCGCGACCACGATGAGCGGGCCGGTGAGCGCCCCGCAGACCACGGTCACGGCGAGTGCGACAGTGTGCCGGGGCCCGGCTCGCCACAGCAGCCGCACTGCTGCCGTCCATTCCTGCCACGTACGCATTCCGGCCTCCCGAGCCGCGCGCCACCGCTGGGAGCTCGATGCTCACAGAGGAGCCGGGTGGCCGGGGGACGGTCCCGGTCGCGACCGGACGCCGCCGGTCGCGCGCCGAGCCATGCTGCGAGGCCGACAGCCCGCAGAGGCGGCGCACGGGCGGCGGCTCAGCTTCCGGCGAGGCCCAGCCGGCCTGCGTTGACGCCGGCCTGGAAGCGCGAGTCGGCCGCCAGAGCCGTCATCAGTTCGGCGACCCGCCTGCGGTAGGTCCGCACGGACATGCCGACTCTGCGCGCGCCCACGGCATCGGTGAGACCGGCCGCGAGCGCCTGGAGCACGGCGAACGAGTCGGCGTCCAGGCCCTCGGTCTCGCGCCGCAGGTAGTCCGCGAGAGGGGTGCCTGCGTCCCACGTGGCGCACATCAGGGCGTGGACGCCGGCGACGAGGGCCGGTGCGGTCGTGATCGTGAACTCGCGGCCTCGGGCGCCACTGCGCCCGGCGAGGATCATCACCCGGCGGTCGATGATGATCGTCTCGTGCGGCAGTGTCGCGGCCCGGACGCGCACCTGGCCGCCGGCGGCCTCGATGTCGAACAGGTGCAACCGCTGTCCCTCGTCGGCCAGTACGGCAGGTGTGTAGAGCTTGCGTACGACCATGCCGTCGGCGGCCCGGGGGCGCAGGCGACGCACGATCGTCTCCCTGGCCTCGGGACGCGTCCAGGTGTGCAGGTCGTTGGCGGCGCAGAAGAACTCCCGCGTCGTCTCGCCGAAGAGCTGGGCGGTCAGCGCGGCCAGCTGCCTCTCGCCGTGCACTGTCTGCGTGGTGTGGTCGGTCACCCTCCCAGTCTTGCTCACGCTCGTGGCAAAACGTTGCCATCCGGTCTGCGATCGGGCCTCACGGGGCGAGGGTGGGGACATGACCACACAGATCACGGCCGCAGCGAGCGGCCAGTTCATGCTGGGCGGCGACCGCCGCGTCAACCGCCTGGGCTTCGGCGCGATGCGCCTGGCGGCAGGCACGTTCACCGGGCCGGCACGCGACCCGCAGACCGGTGTCGCGGTCCTGCGGCAGGCGGTCGAGGCAGGCGTCGACCACATCGACACGGCCGGTTTCTACGCCCGGGGCGAGGTGAGCGCCAACGACCTGATCCGTACGGCTCTCGCGCCCTACTCGGCCGAGCTGTTGATCGCCACCAAGGTCGGCCCGCTGCGTGGCGCGGACGGCATGCCCACCGGCCAGGCCGGCCCCGAGCAGCTGCGCGGTCTGGTGACCGAGGATCTGCGCGCTCTCGGTCTCGACCGCCTCGACCTCGTCTACCTGCGGGTCGGGGGCATGAGCGAGCCGGGCGGCGAGAGCGTGGCCGACCGGTTCGCGGCCCTGGCGGAACTGCGCGACGAGGGTCTGATCCGCCACCTGGGCGTCAGCAACGTCGATGCGGCGCAGCTGGACGAGGCGCGGGGCATCGCACCGGTCGTCGCGGTGCAGAACCAGTACCACGTGCACCATCCCGATGACGCCGCCGTGCTGGCGCGCTGCGAGGAGCACGGCATCGCCTACGTGCCGTTCTTTCCTCTCGGCGGCGGCTTCGACCCGATCGAGCACGGCCGCCTCGCGCAGGTGGCCAAGAGGCACGAGGCGACCACCGCACAGGTGGCCCTCGCCTGGTTGCTCGCGAACTCACCGAACATGCTGGCCATCCCCGGCACCGGCTCACCCGACCACCTCGCCGAGAACCTCGCCGCGGCCGGACTGCGTCTGGACGCCGCCGACCTCGCAGAACTGACCGGCTGACCGACTGACCGACTGAAGTGTTTACGGAGCGCTGCGGCCGGTGGCCTGTCGACTCACGGCGAGGTCACCGGCTAGCGCTTGTGCAGGCACGGGGAATCACCCCGCAGCTTCCTGCCGCTTTCTCAGCGCCTCGGCGAGCGCCGCGCGGATCGCGCCGGGCAGCGGCTCGCCCTCCGTCGTGGCGATCAGCTCTTCGGCCACTGCCCGCAGTTTGGTGTTGGAGTTCTGCGACACCTCGACCAGAATCCCCCACGCCTCATCCGCGGTACACGGGCCCAGCGACATCAGCATGCCCCGCGCCTGATCTATGGCGGGATGGGACTCCAAGGCGCGATGCAGGTCGTTCACCTCGGTGCGCAACGCCTTGATCTCGGCAACCTCTTCCGCGCAATTATCATCGGGAGCCTGTTGCCCGAGCGCGCGATGGGGGCTCAGTGCCGGTGTGTTGAGGGAGTCCGATGAGGAAGCCACCTGCTCTGCCTCTCGTCTACTCACGCCGCCTCTGTCGGGCCGGCAGGACCGCTGATGAGGTGAGCATCGCAGATCCCACACATTCGTGGCCAGAGTTTGTTGTTTCCGTGCACGCGGCAGCGCCGGTGGCTGTCTGTCCCAACCGACCGGCGCCTACGTCGCACAGCGCTGTGCCTTCGCTGTGATCGAGTAGCCATCTCCGTTGATCTCAAACAGGTGCAGTGCCCATTGGCCACTCGAACGGGCACTGCTTGTCCGCTTGTTCGCGTGTTCGACTACCCCTGGTGCCGCACCGATTTCGGGCGTAGACCACCTCAACAGCACCCCTACGGCCAGGGGTGCACGCTAGCGTCGCGGCAACGCACTGTTTGGCGGGAGGGGCAGGGATGCGGCGCTCGGCCGGGCATTACGCGCTGCTGCGACACGTGGCTGACATGCAGCGCACAACTGATGGATGGGCCACGGCAGGGCCCGGACTTGATGAACGCGCCACGGGCCCCCTGGTGAGGCTCGGGCTGCTCCGGGCGGCACCCTGCGAGGATCAGGCTGGACTGCCCGCGAAGGCCGGTCGGACGGCCGCGTGGGCGGTGCAATTGACGGACGACGGGTGGGATGCGCTCCTCTACGCACAGGTGCGGGCTGCTCCGCCGACCGCCGAGGCCCCCTCGCCCGGACTGCAGCAGGTGGGCCTGCGCCGCTCGGAGCTGGACACCCTCAGGCGGTTCCTCGCGCTGCGCGGACGCCTCCGGCACGCCCCCGCGCCGGGTCTGGAGTCGGCTGTGGACGCGGCCCGCTTCAACGCGGCGTCCAACCGATGGGTCGTGTACGTGAGCGGTGAGCAGATGGAGTCGATGGCGCGCGCGTTCTTCCTGGAGCGGCTCGGCGGCTCGGCGGCGCCCGCCAACCGGTTCGCCCGCGTGTACGGGGTGAGCTATGAGCCGCCTCCTCATGACGCCGGAGCCACTGCGACCTGCGGGTGACGGGTGGCGGGAGGCGGGAGGCGGGAGGCGGGAGGCGGGAGGCGGGTGGCGGGAGTGCACCGGTCCGCGATCTATAAGCTGCGCGTGTGGCCAGTACAGAGGATTCAGCGTCCAGCGGCAGCGCGGCATCGGCTCCGGCCCCGGCGTCGACAGATCTGCAGTCGTTCGCGGTGCAGCTGCGGCGCATGAACGGCGAGATCAACCGGCTGATCCACGGCTTCGCCGCCGGTCACGACCTGCACGCGACCGATGTCCAGGCCCTGGCGGCCATTCTGGACTCGGACAGTCCGCTCACTCCCGGGCGGCTGCGCGACCATCTGGGGCTGACCTCGGGTGCCGTCACCGCCTGCCTGGACCGCCTTGAACGGGCCGGACACATCCGCCGGTCGCGGGACAGCGAGGACCGCCGGGTGGTGCATCTGCACTACGCACCCGGAGCCAAGTCGGCCGCACGCACCTTCTTCCAGCCCCTGGCCGCCGCGACGGAGAACGCTCGCGTGCGGTTCAGCGAGGACGAACTAGGCGTGGTGGTGCGCTTCTTGGCGGCCATGAACGAGGAGCTCTCCGAGCTGCGAGGGCGTCAGCGCTAGGTACGCCCCGCCGGGCACCCGTGACGGACGAGATGCTTCAATCATTGAGATGCTTATCCATTGAGGTATCGAGTCCGCAAGGAGATCCATGTCCACAGGTACGCGCGTGGCACGCTGGCTTGCCCCCGTCGTCCTGCTCGTCGCCTGGCTCGGCATCGGCGGAACGCTCGGGCCGTACGCCGGGAAGCTCGGCGAGGTCGCCACCAACGATCAGTCCGCCTTCCTCCCGCAGAACGCCGAGTCCACGCAAGTCATCGACGCACAGCGGAAGTTCCGGCAGGAGGAGACCCTCCCCGCGATCGTCGTCTGGACCGCGGACGGCGACACGGGGGCCGACGGGATCGACCAGGCCCAGAAGAGCGCCGCCACCCGGGCGCTGGCTTCCCTGAGTGACGTGTCAGGGGTCGCCGGTCCGGCATCCCCGGCCTTGCCGTCCAAGGACGGCAAGGCGTTGCAAGGTGTCGTCCAACTGCGGCCCGACCTCGGCGAGGAACTGGAAGGCACCCTGGCAGAGGTCAGGGACGCCGCGGCCCGGGTGCCAGGGACGGATGCCCAGGTGGCCGGTCCCGCGGCCAGTCAGGCCGACCTGTCGGACGCCTTCGGGGGCATCGACGGCCTGCTCCTCGGGGTTGCCCTGATCACCGTCCTGGTGATTCTGCTGCTCGTCTACCGCAGCCTGCTGCTTCCGCTGGTCATCATCCTCGGAGTCGTCTTCTCCCTGGGACTCGCCTGCGGAATCGTCTACGTACTGGCCGACCACGACATCGTCCGGGTCGACGGCCAGGTCCAGGGCATCCTGTCCATCCTGGTCATCGGCGCCGCGACCGACTACGCGCTGCTGCTCACCGCGCGCTTCCGTGAGGAACTGGCCGCCGGCCGCGACAGGGTCACCGCCATGCGGGCGGCTCTGCGCCGTTCACTCGGCCCCATCGTCGCAAGCGGCGCCACGGTCGCGCTCGGCCTGCTCGCCCTGCTCCTGAGCGACCTCACCAACAACCGCGCGCTCGGGCCCGTCGGCGCCATCGGCATCGCCTGCGCCGTCCTGAGCACGCTGACCTTCCTGCCCGCGGTCCTGATCCTCCTGGGGCGTACGGCGTACTGGCCCGCCAAGCCCAAGCCGGCCACGGAGAAATCCGCGGGGCAGGGCGTGTGGACCAAGATCGCCTCGCTCGTCGACCGGGCGCCGCGCAAGGTCTGGGCGAGCACTCTCCTGGGCCTGCTCATCTGCACTGCCTTCGCCCCCACGCTCAGCTCCAAGGGCGTGCCCCTGGACGAGATCTTCGTCAACGACGCTCCCTCGGTGGCCGCACAGCAGACGCTCGGCAGGCACTTCCCCGGAGGCTCGGGCAATCCTGCCGTCGTGATCGCGGATGCGGACCGGGCCGAGCAGGTCACGGCCGCCGTCGAACGCACCGACGGGCTGTCCGCCGCCGCGGCCGTGAGCGCGTCCGGCCGGCCGGTTGCGGGCGGGGCGGGCGCGGGTGAACTGCTGGTCGTCGACGGCCGCGTACGCATCGACGCCACCCTGCGGGACGCCGCCGACAGTGACGCGGCGAAGGACACCGTGGCGCGGCTGCGCGACGCCGTCCACGCCGTGAACGGGGCCGACGGGCTGGTCGGCGGCTACACCGCGCAGCAGTACGACACGCAGCGGACCGCCGAGGACGACCGCCTGCTCATCGTCCCGGTGGTCCTCGCGATCATCCTGGTCATCCTGATCGGACTGCTCAGGTCGCTGCTCATGCCGGTCCTGCTGGTCGCGACGGTCGCGCTCAACTTCCTTGCCACTCTGGGGGTTTCAGCCCTGGTCTTCCAGCACGTACTGGGATTCAGCGGCACGGACTCCTCCGTACCGCTCTACGGATTCGTCTTCCTGGTGGCCCTCGGCGTGGACTACAACATCTTCCTGATGTCCCGGGTCCGCGAGGAATCACTGCGCCACGGGCCGCGCGAAGGGGTGTTGCGCGGGCTGACCGCGACCGGAGGCGTCATCACCTCGGCCGGGGTCGTCCTCGCGGCGACCTTCGCGGCGCTCGGCATCATCCCGCTGGCCTTCCTCGTCCAGATCGCGTTCATCGTCGCCTTCGGCGTCCTGCTGGACACCCTGGTCGTACGGTCGCTCCTGGTGCCGGCCCTGGTGCGCGACATCGGCCCGGCGGCGTGGTGGCCGGGTGTCCTCAGCCGCGGCCCCGACTCCCCGCAGCCGGGGCAGTCAGCGGCCGGCTGAGGAACCTGGGCAGGCCGCATCGGGTCAGGTGCCCGCCGTCACCGGCGAGTCGGTCCTGTCACCCACCGAATCCTGCGTCGCGGACTTCGGGATGGGCCGGTCATGGCGCAGCGCGGACCACACCTTGTGCGATGCCTTGTCCAGCGGCAGAACCCGTCCCGAGTCCTGGGCGTCGTAGGTGACCGGCATGGTGACCATGTTGGTGCGGTCGGGGCTGATGCCCTTCAGCTCCTTGGCCAGACCGAGGAGCTTGTCCGCGGAGGCCAGTTCGGAGTCCGCGCTGATGGTCTTGGTCGCGGTGTCCGCCAGGTCGTAGGACTTGGCGGGGCTGCCCAGCGGGTCCACGGTGTCGGCGCGGTGGATCAGCGCCTTGATGAACGCCTGCTGGAGCTGGATGCGGCCCAGGTCGCTGCCGTCGCCCACGCCGTGCCGGGTGCGCACGAGCTCAAGTGCCTGCTTGCCCTTGAGCGTGTGCTTGCCCGCGCTCAGGGCGAGGCCGCTGTTGGGGTCGTGTATCGCCTTGCGGGTGGTGATGTCCACGCCGCCGAGCTCGTCGATGAGCTTCTGGAATCCCTTGAAGTCGACTTCGAGGTAGTGGTCCATGCGGACGCCCGACATCTTCTCGACCGTCTTCACGGTGCACGCCGGTCCGCCCACTTGGTAGGACGAGTTGAACATGGCCTGCTGCGCGCCGGCCGCCTCGCCGCCGTGCGGCTTCGCGCACTGGGGCCGCTCGACCATCGTGTCGCGCGGGATGCTGACGACCGAAGCCCTCTTGTGGGTCTTGTCGACGTGCAGGACCATCGCCGTGTCGGCGCGCGCTCCACTGACGCCGCTGCCGAACTTGCCGTGGGTTCCCGCCCGGGAGTCGGACCCGAGCAGGAGGATGTTCATCGAGCCGTTCTTCTGCTGGCTCGGCCGGTCGTGCCCGAGGGCGGCGTTCACGTCCGTGCCCTGGATGTTGCCGTTGAGGTGCTGCCAGGCGTAGGCCACACCGCCTCCGCCGATCAGGACCACTCCCAGGGCGCCCCATGCGACGTAGCGCAGAGTCTTCTTCCGCGGCTTGCGCCGGGAGCGCCTTACACGCGCGGGCCCGTAGGCGGGCGCTGCGGGGCCGTCGGCCATGTGCGCCTGCTGCTCGTCACCGCTCTCGTGCGGCATGCGCTGCCCCTTTTCGTTGACCGGTTGTTTCGTTGACCGGTTGCTCAGTAGGCGGAGTCGACGTTGTCGATCGAGCCGTACTTGTCGGCGGCGTAGTTCGCGGCCGCGGTGATGTTGGCGACCGGGTCGGTCAGGTTGTTGGGCGTGCCCGCGACGTGGTACGCGTCGAAGGTCGGCTGGATGACCTGCAGCAGGCCCTTGGACGGGGTGCCGTTCTGCGCGTTCACGTCCCAGCCGTTCTGGGCGTTCGGGTCACCGGCGGACTCGCGCATGATGTTGCGGTGCAGGCCCTCGTAGGAGCCGGGGATGCCCTTGGCCTTCATGATGCCGAGGGATTCCTTGATCCAGCCGTCGAGGTTGTCAGCGTAGGGCTTGTCGGCCTTGACGGCCTGGGCTGCCTTGGTGCTCGCGGCGGTCGGCTCGGCGGCCTGGGCGGTCGAGGGGACCAGCGTGAGGGCCGCGGCCGCGGCACCAGCGGTGGCGATGCCGGCGACGGAGATCTTGCGCAGTCGGGTGATGCGGCCGGTGCGGGTCTTCGTGTCGGTAGTGGCCATGCGGGGGTAACTCTCCAATGCGAAGTCTGTGAGGGGGGCTCGGTCGACCCGAGCGGATTCGCCCGGTGCGATCCCGGCTCCCCGGAACTTCAGCAAGGGTTAGCGGTGGCCGGAGCGGGACGCAATGATGTGACGTACTACCCCGGTACGCAGGACGCCCTGGTCAGAGGCCCCACAGGGGACTCGCGGCCGTCCGTGGGCGCCTCGGCGGTTCTACTACCGTCGTTAGCATGTGACGTGGCTCCTATGGGTGGGCTCACAGCCACAGCGACTTTTTACGGGTCCGCGGGGCTTGAGAACGGCTCCTGCTGGGTACGCGGCCCCGCTCAAGGCCGATCCAGCCTGATTTCGCTGCAAATGCGCAGGTCAGGTGGCCGTCGACCGCGCGGTGAAGCGCGAAGGGGGCATACCGAAGGCGCGGGTGAAGGCGGCGGTGAACGCTGCGGGAGATGCGTAGCCGATGCGGGCGCCGACCTCGCTGACCGACGCGGTGCGCAGCAGCGGGACGGCAGCGAGCAGGCGTGCGCGGCCCCGCCAGACGGCGGGACTGTCACCGGTCTCGGAGCGGAAGCGCCGGGTGAAGGCCCGTTCGCTCATGGCCGTGCTCGCGGCCCATGCGGCGTTGGTGGCGTCGGGGTCCGGGGCGGACAGGTACGCGCGGCAGAGGTGCGCGAGGTCGGCGGAGGCCGGGATCCCCACGTGGAACGGGAGCGGGGCGCGCTCGGCGATCTCGTAGAGGAGGAGCGCCGCGATGCTTCCCGCACGGCCGGAGAGGCTGTAGTCGGCGTCGAATTCGACAGCGGCCAGGAGCAGCTCGCGCAGCAGCGGCGGAACGTCCACGACCGTGCAGGTGGCCGGCCACCAGGGCACGGCATGCGGCTCGATGTAGAGGCTCCGGGTGCTCACCCCCAGCATGCGGACGTGGTGCCGCGTGGCGGGCGGGATCAGCACGGCGCGCTCGGGCGGAACGGTCCACGTCCCCTCGGCGGTGTCGACGACCATGACGCCGGTGGCGCCGTGGAGGAACTGGGCGCGCCGGTGTTCGTGCCAGTCCAGTACGTGGCCGGGCGGGTAGTCGGTGCCGATCGGCAGGACTGCCCGGTCGACGTGGTCGACATCGGCCAGCGGGACGTTCTTCACCCGCCCATGCTAATGGCTGACACGCGAAAGAAGAGGGCCGACCATCGCATGCGGGACGGCCGTTGCGGCTGGTGGGGTGGGCCCCATGGACTTCGTGATGTTGACCGGGGTGGGGCTCCTCACCGGAGTGACGACCGTTCTGTTCGGCTTCGGTGGAGGGTTCGTCGCGGTGCCGGTCGTGGTGGGGGCCGACGCCGCGCTCGGCGGCGACGCGATGCGGGTGGCGACGGCGACCTCGGCCCTGGTGATGGTGGTGAACGCGGCGTTCGCGACGGCTGTCACGCCGCGGCGGGTGCTTCTCGCGCTCCGCGGCAGCGGCAGGCTGCTGGTCCTGCTGGCGGCGGGGGCCTCGGTCGGCGCGCTCGCCACGCGCCTGGCTCCGGCCGATGTGGCGAGCTGGGCCTTCATCGCGTACGTCGGCCTCACCATCACCGACCTGCTCCTGCGCCCCGGCTTCCTCCGCCCTTACGCCCCGGTCGAAGCGGCATCGGATGACGCTCCACGTCCGCTGTCGGCCTTCCTCGGCGCACCGATCGGTGCGGTGGCTGCCTTTCTCGGTGTG
Protein-coding sequences here:
- a CDS encoding AraC family transcriptional regulator; the encoded protein is MKNVPLADVDHVDRAVLPIGTDYPPGHVLDWHEHRRAQFLHGATGVMVVDTAEGTWTVPPERAVLIPPATRHHVRMLGVSTRSLYIEPHAVPWWPATCTVVDVPPLLRELLLAAVEFDADYSLSGRAGSIAALLLYEIAERAPLPFHVGIPASADLAHLCRAYLSAPDPDATNAAWAASTAMSERAFTRRFRSETGDSPAVWRGRARLLAAVPLLRTASVSEVGARIGYASPAAFTAAFTRAFGMPPSRFTARSTAT
- a CDS encoding sulfite exporter TauE/SafE family protein, whose protein sequence is MDFVMLTGVGLLTGVTTVLFGFGGGFVAVPVVVGADAALGGDAMRVATATSALVMVVNAAFATAVTPRRVLLALRGSGRLLVLLAAGASVGALATRLAPADVASWAFIAYVGLTITDLLLRPGFLRPYAPVEAASDDAPRPLSAFLGAPIGAVAAFLGVGGSVMTVPAMRRAGHTMRVATALANPLTLAIALPATAVSLGVAAVPAATDARVHLVGLIDVRAAGALLLGALPVIAVLRRRPPRIPDRVHAWAYVGLLGVVTVAMLFLA
- a CDS encoding ANTAR domain-containing protein, with translation MSRREAEQVASSSDSLNTPALSPHRALGQQAPDDNCAEEVAEIKALRTEVNDLHRALESHPAIDQARGMLMSLGPCTADEAWGILVEVSQNSNTKLRAVAEELIATTEGEPLPGAIRAALAEALRKRQEAAG
- a CDS encoding MMPL family transporter, with translation MSTGTRVARWLAPVVLLVAWLGIGGTLGPYAGKLGEVATNDQSAFLPQNAESTQVIDAQRKFRQEETLPAIVVWTADGDTGADGIDQAQKSAATRALASLSDVSGVAGPASPALPSKDGKALQGVVQLRPDLGEELEGTLAEVRDAAARVPGTDAQVAGPAASQADLSDAFGGIDGLLLGVALITVLVILLLVYRSLLLPLVIILGVVFSLGLACGIVYVLADHDIVRVDGQVQGILSILVIGAATDYALLLTARFREELAAGRDRVTAMRAALRRSLGPIVASGATVALGLLALLLSDLTNNRALGPVGAIGIACAVLSTLTFLPAVLILLGRTAYWPAKPKPATEKSAGQGVWTKIASLVDRAPRKVWASTLLGLLICTAFAPTLSSKGVPLDEIFVNDAPSVAAQQTLGRHFPGGSGNPAVVIADADRAEQVTAAVERTDGLSAAAAVSASGRPVAGGAGAGELLVVDGRVRIDATLRDAADSDAAKDTVARLRDAVHAVNGADGLVGGYTAQQYDTQRTAEDDRLLIVPVVLAIILVILIGLLRSLLMPVLLVATVALNFLATLGVSALVFQHVLGFSGTDSSVPLYGFVFLVALGVDYNIFLMSRVREESLRHGPREGVLRGLTATGGVITSAGVVLAATFAALGIIPLAFLVQIAFIVAFGVLLDTLVVRSLLVPALVRDIGPAAWWPGVLSRGPDSPQPGQSAAG
- a CDS encoding DUF6417 family protein; the encoded protein is MTDDGWDALLYAQVRAAPPTAEAPSPGLQQVGLRRSELDTLRRFLALRGRLRHAPAPGLESAVDAARFNAASNRWVVYVSGEQMESMARAFFLERLGGSAAPANRFARVYGVSYEPPPHDAGATATCG
- a CDS encoding oxidoreductase; this translates as MTTQITAAASGQFMLGGDRRVNRLGFGAMRLAAGTFTGPARDPQTGVAVLRQAVEAGVDHIDTAGFYARGEVSANDLIRTALAPYSAELLIATKVGPLRGADGMPTGQAGPEQLRGLVTEDLRALGLDRLDLVYLRVGGMSEPGGESVADRFAALAELRDEGLIRHLGVSNVDAAQLDEARGIAPVVAVQNQYHVHHPDDAAVLARCEEHGIAYVPFFPLGGGFDPIEHGRLAQVAKRHEATTAQVALAWLLANSPNMLAIPGTGSPDHLAENLAAAGLRLDAADLAELTG
- a CDS encoding helix-turn-helix transcriptional regulator; protein product: MTDHTTQTVHGERQLAALTAQLFGETTREFFCAANDLHTWTRPEARETIVRRLRPRAADGMVVRKLYTPAVLADEGQRLHLFDIEAAGGQVRVRAATLPHETIIIDRRVMILAGRSGARGREFTITTAPALVAGVHALMCATWDAGTPLADYLRRETEGLDADSFAVLQALAAGLTDAVGARRVGMSVRTYRRRVAELMTALAADSRFQAGVNAGRLGLAGS
- a CDS encoding transglycosylase SLT domain-containing protein, whose translation is MATTDTKTRTGRITRLRKISVAGIATAGAAAAALTLVPSTAQAAEPTAASTKAAQAVKADKPYADNLDGWIKESLGIMKAKGIPGSYEGLHRNIMRESAGDPNAQNGWDVNAQNGTPSKGLLQVIQPTFDAYHVAGTPNNLTDPVANITAAANYAADKYGSIDNVDSAY
- a CDS encoding LCP family protein; its protein translation is MPHESGDEQQAHMADGPAAPAYGPARVRRSRRKPRKKTLRYVAWGALGVVLIGGGGVAYAWQHLNGNIQGTDVNAALGHDRPSQQKNGSMNILLLGSDSRAGTHGKFGSGVSGARADTAMVLHVDKTHKRASVVSIPRDTMVERPQCAKPHGGEAAGAQQAMFNSSYQVGGPACTVKTVEKMSGVRMDHYLEVDFKGFQKLIDELGGVDITTRKAIHDPNSGLALSAGKHTLKGKQALELVRTRHGVGDGSDLGRIQLQQAFIKALIHRADTVDPLGSPAKSYDLADTATKTISADSELASADKLLGLAKELKGISPDRTNMVTMPVTYDAQDSGRVLPLDKASHKVWSALRHDRPIPKSATQDSVGDRTDSPVTAGT
- a CDS encoding MarR family winged helix-turn-helix transcriptional regulator; this translates as MASTEDSASSGSAASAPAPASTDLQSFAVQLRRMNGEINRLIHGFAAGHDLHATDVQALAAILDSDSPLTPGRLRDHLGLTSGAVTACLDRLERAGHIRRSRDSEDRRVVHLHYAPGAKSAARTFFQPLAAATENARVRFSEDELGVVVRFLAAMNEELSELRGRQR